A genomic segment from Lignipirellula cremea encodes:
- a CDS encoding DUF1553 domain-containing protein produces MHRYSLLLLAGGLWTSFLGGVLAPRLQAGEAEQRAFFEARIRPVLIQHCNECHAADSKEIKGGLRVDSAAGLLTGGDSGPAVIAGKPDESPLMEALRYEGVEMPPAGRLSDKVIADFETWITQGAFDPRTDAPELAASSTGRTIDMEVERQFWSFQPPQAVPPPVLKDNWSETEVDRYVFARLQAAGLSPAPDADRRTLVRRLYFDLIGLPPTPEEVEAFVQDDSPEAWPKLVDRLLQSDQFGVHWGRHWLDVARYADSNGGDFNATFHNAWKYRDYVIASMNQDKPYDQFVREQLAGDLLPAESDAQRSEQIVATGFLMLGAKMLSERDKLKLTMDVVDEQLNTVGQTFMALTLGCARCHDHKFDPIPTKDYYAMAGIFRSTRTLQGESQQYVSTWPRRVLPTDAARVAAVEAFEAEQKSLQARIKATQLTVKQEEARLAKLKAGEQTLVFDDADARKIGDWKASTYSPTFVGKGYLHDDQSGKGEKSVEFTLNVPRTALYDVQCSYTPAGTRASNVPVSIVHADGQIEVVLDQTRKPTADELFASVGQFSFTKGTPGLLTISNAGTRGHVIVDAVRLVELDQDGKPVQAELDAQDPALVQAIAAVDLATSQLEEQEQALKDLLASAPAPLPQAIAVDEAKAIADCEICIRGEHLNQGPVAPRGVLQAATYGEPPTFNDQQSGRLELAQWLASPTHPLTARVYVNRLWHHLFGQGLVATVDNFGQLGDRPSHPLLLDRLALDFIDSGWSTKAALRQMALSRTYRMSNQYDDTAWNLDPENHLLWRAHSRRLPAEAIRDSMLAVSGQLDLSPGGSPVEGLGVLVTQNVADEKAFVGKPSQHRSTYMPIIRSQIPAILAVFDFADPDLVTGRRAVTNVPAQALLLLNSPFVMEQAAAVEARLTAEESFRTADRRTQIEGIYQAVLSRPPTAAEIDRAEEYLTAAAEFIADDKANGEKTKAEPPSPLAQLIHTLFASTEFRLLN; encoded by the coding sequence ATGCACCGTTATTCACTTTTATTGCTGGCTGGCGGTTTGTGGACGAGCTTTCTGGGCGGCGTCCTGGCGCCCCGTCTCCAGGCTGGCGAGGCGGAGCAGCGTGCCTTTTTTGAAGCACGCATCAGGCCCGTGCTGATCCAGCACTGCAATGAATGCCATGCTGCCGATTCGAAAGAAATCAAAGGCGGCCTGCGCGTGGATTCGGCCGCGGGACTGCTCACCGGCGGAGACTCGGGACCGGCCGTCATCGCTGGCAAGCCGGACGAGAGCCCGCTCATGGAAGCGCTCCGTTACGAAGGCGTCGAGATGCCTCCGGCCGGGCGTCTGTCGGACAAAGTGATCGCGGATTTTGAAACCTGGATCACGCAAGGCGCCTTTGACCCGCGCACCGACGCACCCGAACTGGCGGCGTCGAGCACGGGGCGAACGATTGATATGGAAGTGGAGCGACAGTTCTGGTCCTTCCAGCCCCCGCAGGCCGTGCCGCCGCCCGTGCTGAAGGACAACTGGTCGGAGACCGAAGTCGATCGCTATGTGTTCGCCCGGCTGCAGGCCGCCGGCCTGAGCCCCGCGCCTGATGCGGACCGGCGGACGCTGGTGCGACGGTTGTACTTTGACCTGATCGGTTTGCCGCCGACCCCGGAAGAGGTGGAAGCGTTTGTGCAGGACGATTCGCCCGAAGCCTGGCCGAAGCTGGTGGATCGGCTGCTGCAGTCGGATCAGTTTGGCGTGCACTGGGGCCGGCACTGGCTGGACGTGGCCCGTTACGCGGACTCCAACGGCGGCGACTTCAACGCCACCTTTCATAACGCCTGGAAGTATCGCGATTATGTGATTGCCTCCATGAACCAGGACAAGCCGTACGACCAGTTTGTCCGCGAACAGCTGGCCGGCGACCTGTTGCCGGCGGAAAGCGACGCGCAGCGGAGCGAGCAGATTGTCGCCACCGGCTTCCTGATGCTGGGCGCCAAAATGCTAAGCGAACGGGACAAACTGAAGCTCACCATGGATGTCGTCGACGAGCAGCTGAACACGGTCGGCCAAACGTTCATGGCCCTCACGCTGGGTTGCGCCCGTTGCCACGACCACAAGTTCGACCCGATCCCGACCAAAGACTATTACGCCATGGCCGGCATCTTCCGCAGCACCCGTACGCTGCAGGGAGAAAGCCAGCAGTACGTTTCCACCTGGCCCCGCCGCGTGCTGCCGACCGACGCCGCGCGGGTCGCCGCCGTGGAGGCTTTTGAAGCGGAGCAAAAGTCGCTGCAGGCCCGGATCAAGGCGACGCAGCTAACGGTCAAGCAGGAAGAGGCTCGCCTGGCCAAACTCAAAGCGGGCGAACAGACGCTTGTCTTTGACGACGCCGACGCCAGGAAGATCGGCGACTGGAAAGCCTCGACCTATTCGCCCACCTTTGTCGGCAAAGGTTATCTGCACGACGACCAGTCGGGCAAAGGGGAGAAGTCCGTCGAGTTCACCCTCAATGTTCCCCGCACCGCCCTGTACGACGTGCAGTGTTCTTACACGCCCGCCGGAACCCGGGCCAGCAACGTTCCGGTCAGCATTGTCCATGCGGACGGCCAGATCGAAGTCGTCCTCGACCAGACGCGGAAGCCGACGGCGGACGAACTGTTCGCCTCGGTGGGCCAGTTCTCTTTCACGAAAGGGACGCCCGGCCTGTTGACCATTTCCAACGCAGGCACCCGCGGCCATGTGATTGTCGACGCCGTGCGGCTGGTCGAACTGGACCAGGACGGCAAGCCGGTCCAGGCGGAGCTCGACGCGCAAGACCCGGCCTTAGTGCAGGCCATCGCCGCGGTCGATTTGGCGACTTCCCAGCTGGAGGAACAGGAGCAGGCCCTCAAAGACCTGCTGGCGTCGGCTCCGGCGCCGCTGCCGCAAGCGATCGCCGTGGATGAAGCCAAAGCAATCGCCGACTGCGAGATCTGCATTCGGGGCGAGCACCTGAACCAGGGCCCCGTCGCCCCCCGGGGCGTGCTGCAGGCCGCGACCTATGGCGAGCCGCCGACCTTCAACGACCAGCAAAGCGGACGACTGGAGCTGGCCCAGTGGCTGGCCAGTCCCACGCACCCGTTGACCGCCCGCGTGTACGTGAACCGGTTGTGGCATCACCTGTTTGGCCAGGGGCTGGTCGCCACGGTGGATAACTTTGGGCAGCTGGGCGATCGTCCCAGCCACCCGTTGCTGCTGGACCGGCTGGCATTGGACTTCATCGACAGCGGCTGGTCGACCAAGGCGGCGCTGCGGCAGATGGCCCTCAGCCGCACCTATCGTATGAGCAACCAGTACGACGATACGGCCTGGAATCTGGATCCGGAAAACCACCTGCTTTGGAGGGCGCACAGCCGTCGCCTGCCGGCGGAAGCGATTCGCGATTCCATGCTGGCCGTCAGCGGCCAGCTGGACCTGTCGCCAGGCGGATCGCCCGTCGAAGGATTAGGCGTGCTGGTCACGCAGAATGTGGCCGATGAGAAAGCTTTCGTCGGTAAACCGTCGCAGCATCGCAGCACCTATATGCCCATCATTCGCAGCCAGATTCCCGCGATCCTGGCCGTGTTTGACTTCGCCGACCCCGATCTGGTGACAGGTCGTCGGGCCGTGACCAATGTGCCGGCCCAGGCGCTGTTGCTGCTCAACAGTCCGTTCGTCATGGAACAGGCGGCCGCTGTTGAGGCCCGCCTGACCGCCGAAGAGTCCTTCCGCACGGCCGATCGCCGCACGCAAATTGAAGGCATTTACCAGGCCGTCCTGTCCCGGCCGCCCACCGCCGCCGAGATCGACCGGGCCGAAGAATACCTCACCGCCGCCGCCGAGTTCATCGCCGATGACAAAGCGAACGGAGAGAAGACCAAAGCCGAGCCGCCGAGCCCGCTGGCCCAGCTGATCCATACGTTGTTCGCCTCGACCGAATTCCGCCTGTTGAATTAA
- a CDS encoding DUF1501 domain-containing protein: MNTTATRRDLLKLSALGLGGLALNAAGGPGRAEQTAAPHHPARAKRVIFLFMHGGPSQVDTFDYKPRLQQDDGKQLPFAPAKNISASPRLLKSPWKFQQHGECGQWVSSLLPHTAKHVDDLCVIRSMYSRGQSHGQAVSMLHTGSDNLVRPSVGSWVSYGLGSENPDLPSFVSISPASGHGGPRNYGCAFLPAVHQATTIGHSGKLGDARIDFLGNDRLSSSAQQRQIELLQAMNRDHLQRAERDVQAAGAIESVDLAYRMQNAAPEVLDITKEPEHIQQMYGVGSSKTDNFGRQCLLARRLVENGVRFVEVSTGNKWDQHGNLKGGHEANALLTDQPIAALLADLKARDMLKDTLVVWTGEFGRTPIAQGKDGRDHNPQGFTSWIAGGGVKQGMAHGMTDEYGYYATEDRVHMHDLHATMLHLLGIDHKRLTYRYAGRDFRLTDVYGRVVEEIVS; encoded by the coding sequence ATGAATACGACCGCTACGCGACGCGACCTGCTGAAACTGTCGGCCCTGGGACTGGGAGGGCTGGCGCTTAACGCCGCCGGCGGGCCGGGCCGGGCCGAACAGACTGCCGCCCCGCATCATCCGGCCAGGGCGAAACGGGTCATCTTTCTTTTCATGCACGGCGGACCGAGCCAGGTCGATACGTTCGATTACAAGCCGCGGCTGCAGCAGGATGACGGCAAGCAGCTGCCGTTTGCTCCGGCCAAGAATATCTCCGCCAGCCCCAGGCTGCTGAAGTCGCCCTGGAAGTTCCAGCAGCACGGCGAGTGCGGCCAGTGGGTCTCCTCGCTGCTGCCCCATACGGCCAAACATGTCGACGACCTGTGCGTGATCCGCTCCATGTACAGCCGCGGCCAGTCGCATGGCCAGGCCGTTTCCATGCTGCACACCGGCTCTGATAACCTGGTGCGGCCGTCGGTCGGCTCCTGGGTGTCGTATGGTCTGGGTTCCGAGAATCCCGATCTGCCGTCGTTCGTTTCCATCAGCCCGGCCAGCGGTCACGGCGGACCTCGCAACTATGGCTGTGCGTTTTTGCCGGCCGTCCACCAGGCGACCACCATCGGCCATTCCGGCAAACTGGGGGACGCCCGCATCGATTTCCTGGGGAACGATCGCCTGTCGTCCTCGGCCCAGCAGCGCCAGATAGAGCTGCTCCAGGCGATGAACCGCGACCATCTGCAACGCGCAGAGCGGGACGTCCAGGCGGCCGGCGCCATTGAATCGGTCGACCTGGCTTACCGCATGCAGAACGCGGCGCCCGAGGTGCTGGACATTACCAAAGAGCCGGAACACATCCAGCAGATGTATGGCGTGGGTTCATCAAAGACGGATAACTTTGGCCGGCAGTGCCTGCTGGCTCGCCGGCTGGTCGAGAACGGCGTGCGGTTTGTCGAGGTGTCGACCGGCAACAAATGGGACCAGCACGGCAACCTGAAAGGCGGCCACGAAGCGAACGCCCTGCTGACCGATCAGCCGATCGCCGCCTTGCTGGCCGATCTCAAAGCCCGCGACATGCTCAAAGACACGCTGGTCGTCTGGACCGGCGAGTTCGGCCGCACCCCGATCGCCCAGGGGAAAGATGGCCGCGACCACAACCCGCAAGGCTTCACCTCCTGGATCGCCGGCGGCGGCGTGAAGCAGGGGATGGCCCACGGCATGACGGACGAGTACGGTTACTACGCCACCGAGGACCGCGTGCATATGCACGACCTGCACGCCACCATGCTGCACCTGCTGGGGATCGACCACAAACGCTTGACCTACCGCTACGCCGGCCGCGACTTCCGCCTGACCGACGTCTACGGCCGGGTCGTCGAGGAAATTGTGTCGTAA